A single region of the Rattus rattus isolate New Zealand chromosome 8, Rrattus_CSIRO_v1, whole genome shotgun sequence genome encodes:
- the Ccr8 gene encoding C-C chemokine receptor type 8, which yields MDYTLEPNVTMTDYYPDFFTTPCDTELLLRGGTLYLAVLYCILFVLGLLGNSLVILVLVACKKLRSITDVYLLNLAASDLLFVLSIPFQTHNLLDQWVFGTVMCKVVSGLYYIGFFSSMLFITLMSVDRYLAVVHPVHAIKVRTARVGTALSLAVWLAAVAATVPLMVFYQVSSEDGMLQCFQLYDEQSLRWKLFTHFEVNALGLLLPFAILLFCYVRILQQLQGCLNHNRTRAIKLVLTIVVVSLLFWVPFNVVLFLTSLHDMRILEGCATRQRLALATHVTEVISFTHCCMNPVIYAFIGEKFKKYLVDVFQKSCSHIFLYVGRQMPVGALERQLSSNQRSSHSSTLDYIL from the coding sequence ATGGATTACACGTTGGAGCCCAATGTCACGATGACCGACTACTACCCTGACTTCTTCACCACCCCCTGCGACACAGAGCTCCTCCTCAGGGGCGGCACGTTGTATCTGGCCGTCTTGTACTGCATCTTGTTTGTGCTGGGCCTTCTGGGAAACAGCCTGGTCATCTTGGTCCTTGTGGCCTGCAAGAAACTGAGGAGTATCACAGACGTCTACCTCCTGAACCTGGCCGCTTCTGACCTGCTCTTCGTCCTCTCCATTCCCTTTCAGACCCACAACCTGCTGGACCAGTGGGTGTTCGGGACCGTGATGTGTAAGGTGGTCTCTGGCCTCTACTACATTGGCTTCTTCAGCAGCATGCTCTTCATCACCCTCATGAGCGTGGACAGGTACCTGGCTGTCGTCCACCCTGTCCATGCCATCAAAGTGAGGACGGCCAGAGTGGGCACAGCCCTGAGCCTGGCGGTGTGGCTGGCTGCCGTCGCGGCCACCGTCCCGCTGATGGTTTTTTACCAGGTGTCCTCTGAAGACGGCATGCTACAGTGCTTCCAACTTTACGACGAGCAGTCTCTGAGGTGGAAGCTCTTCACCCACTTTGAAGTCAACGCCTTGGGTCTGCTGCTCCCCTTCGCCATCCTCCTGTTCTGCTACGTCAGGATCCTGCAGCAGCTGCAGGGTTGCCTGAACCACAACAGGACCAGAGCCATCAAACTGGTGCTCACTATAGTCGTCGTGTCTTTACTCTTCTGGGTCCCCTTCAACGTGGTCCTCTTCCTCACGTCCCTGCACGACATGCGCATCTTGGAGGGATGTGCCACCAGGCAGAGACTGGCCCTGGCCACCCACGTCACGGAGGTCATCTCTTTCACGCATTGCTGCATGAACCCTGTCATCTATGCTTTCATCGGAGAGAAGTTCAAGAAGTACCTCGTGGATGTGTTTCAAAAGAGCTGCAGCCACATCTTCCTCTACGTCGGGAGACAGATGCCAGTGGGGGCGTTGGAAAGGCAACTGTCCTCGAACCAGCGATCTTCCCACTCTTCCACACTGGACTACATCTTGTAA